Below is a window of Brassica napus cultivar Da-Ae chromosome A5, Da-Ae, whole genome shotgun sequence DNA.
caatttgagactataaaattatattattttatagagatttttagtgtatattaatttgtaaagtattaatttaaagaagtTATACTGTACATGTGTAATTTACATACGTAGAACACAGTTGGATTATAGAATACTAGTATTATCCCCGGTGCTACGCACCTATCAATTTTAATGTCTTCTAAATTATCTGATCACAAAATAGCTATcagaataaattattattttgtttatatatttttttaacctaGGTAAACATTAATACATAAACTTAGAAGTACTGAAACAATTTCTATGATGtagttttgaaaaatatatacaacatACATGTTTTTGAAAGCTTGTTTctataaaaataagatatatgttaacacataaaagtaaatattagaATACtggtttaaaataatatatattttaattattttctttataaaattcTAACATTccatttaatcaaaaataaacattttttagttaaatattCTGGATTTAGATAAAATGGTGACGTAATATTAGAAGTGTTGTATTCAAACAAAATACTTAGAAGGgttaaaacaattattattattaatattttacgaacatagataataattttatagaaaaaataaatatagttaaaTTTACTACATCTAATCCATTCACTTTTatctatatttgtttttaaaataagtctttaacaatatatttttggagTAAACATatctatttaaatataatattagtaggaaaaaaattatgaaagcattattattttattaaaagtacATATTGAATAGTTTAATATCTGAGATGCATGACAAAGATAAAAGgccaagtaaaaaaaaatacatttctggatattttgtttgaacttacatttttagattCTACTCCATCGTTTTCCTTTTCCTCTGCAGTCATCAACAACCTGGAACTTCAATGATAGCAAAGAAAACATGTATAAAATAGTCAACTTGTATATAATAGATTCATAAacagatatttgaaaaaatagttgaatatgttttttttactgaaaataGTTGAATATGttcagttataaaaaaaaagcaaaaatctGTAATTAATCAATTTGTATATAGTAAATTAAGACATACTTACTGTTTACTTAAGTTGCTTACaaagttttgaattttctttttcttcttctttgaaagAATTAAGTTTTCGAAATAGGAGAATACTTAAGTACCATCTTCAACCTCTCAACCTGAATCATGTAGAAAGAATTAGAGAGCACTAAAACTGAGaaggaaacaaataaatatgaatataGGCAAGAGAcatttgtataaatttttttgcTACACTCgagtacaaaataaaaaatgaagaagaaagatgaaaaacaaaagagagatcTTTTGAATTGTGGAGTAATGGAATAAtcctataaataataatataggaCGTAAAACCTAAATGGTGATCGTGGAGGTGTTGAAAGAATAACGGACGGCTTggtgaagtaaaaaaaaaatatttttgattttatctAGCAACTATGTAAATTGACACATAACTGTGAAACATGTTTCTTGCatctttcttttctatttttttcttttgtttttattatttcaaactatttttattttattttaatgatgttCATCTTTGATAGCGTAATTAAAATCATAACCATTGCAACAGATTGTGTTTTGCCTTTTTGATGTTGCTGTTGTATTCTtcgtttttcttatatattttttgaattggaaatttttttttttctttgaacacCATGGATTGGAAATCTTCGTTTTTCCAGTTTGCAGTGTTGGTTACTTTAAACGTCTGGCAGTTAATGGAACGTAAAACTTGCGAAAGCAATGGATATTTTGTCTTTGTGATGAGGAAGTTATAAAAAGTtagtaatttgaaaatttgaactTCCCTCATATGCTAAACAAAAATTACGGAACGTGTTTTGCTtttgctatttttttcttttcaattgtttttatttttttatttttttaataaaattttccacatgtcattttttaattagctaggcgacttgcgctttagtatataagggatttcCCTTTTATCACATTCCTCATTTCTTATCAGTCTATCATCCCAGCCAGAACTATTTGAAAGGTTTTTTGTACCATTTACTATTTCTCGTTTAGATTTCTCTTTTACCATTACCATTTGCTATGTCGTTTGGATAAGAGATAAGAGTAGGCACCACACACTTCCACATAAACCTCAAAAAGTGATATAAAACATTATCCCAATTAAAAGACCCAGCCCGTTTTTTGGTTCTGTTTTGACTTCTTTTATTTGTTAGGAGAGCAAGACTATGGGAAGTGTACAGTTGAGTGGTTCAGGCTTAGTAGCTTCTCTATCTCCAACTCATATCTTTAGCCACAAAACCAAACTTAGTAACCCAAAGTCATCTTTACGCTCAAAAGACAATGCTACCAGAACCAAAACCATCAGAGCCGTAAGCACCGCACCAGCGAGCCAGCCTCCCGTCGCAGCTGAGCCTGATGACGAACCTCCTGCTGTCGATTTTGCGTTCGTCCATGTAAGTAGTGATCTTAACTCAACGGTTATTTATACTCTTCTTAGTTATTATCGCTCACAAGGATAAGTCAAGTGATTAGAGAAATTAGTAGATTTTAATGTTGTTAtactgaaaaaaatatatttaaagcgAAACTTTGAACGGTTTTTTAATTAACAGAAAGTTACTTAATATGTGGATAATTTATTTGTTAGTCGGTGTTGTTACCGGACGGGACACCGGATGTGCATTGGAGAAGAGCGTGCGGTGGACAGAAACTTAGAGACATAATGTTGGACACTAACATCGAACTCTATGGTCCTTACGTATGATTTCAAACTCAGTTTGATAATTTCTCTTAATCAAAATAATTTGGAGTATCATTTTAATGTGTCATTTAACTTGGCAGAGTAAGCCCTTGTCAAACTGCGCAGGAGTAGGAACTTGCGCCACTTGCATGGTCGAGGTATACATATATCTTATGTAACAGTAGTAACTTCTTAATAAATAATCAACAAAACTTATAAGATTTTGATTTCTTCAATAAGCTTAACTAATAATTCAAGTGATGGTTTTTCAGATAACGTAATTTATTACCTGATCATTTTTGACAGATTGTAAATGGAAAGGAGCTTCTAAATCCACGAACTGACATTGAGAAGGAGAAACTCAAAAGAGTATATATTCTAATTTTAAACTACTAGAATTTAATAATCATCTATCATTTGTTTATACTTTATAGTACTCCTTAAGATTAAAAAGTGATTTTGTCACAGAAACCAAAAAACTGGAGACTAGCTTGTCAAACCAACGTGGGAAACCCAGACTCAACGGGATTGGTATTATAAATAACTCTCTCTTTACTCTTTATCTAGTAATCTCTGGTATAATGAACATGTGActaatgtatatttaaaaatgtactGAATAGGTTGTCATCCAACAGTTGCCAGAGTGGAAAGCTCATGAATGGAACATCCCTAGGAATCTGCCTATTGATGATCCCGAACCTTCTACGTGAAACGATTAATTTGTATTATTtgttatactatatatatcatgaaAATGTAACAAacgattttttatatatgttgatAACTAGCCATACAACTAcctattattattaatatagaatgatttttagaccaaaaaaaaaaaatagaatgattcATTATCAACCAAAGTAGCCTTCCATTAAATAATACTAGAGATTttgcccgggctacgcccgggtttattcaaataacatttaatttaatatttcttacattatattactaatatgttataaaaattgAATTAGAATCGagtaaaatttacaatttttttactatCTAAAATTGTATggaattatccaaaatatatttttgtatatcaaTTAGGggagtttttaatatattttagtccaAAACTATGAtccaaaaacattattttcttattacttTTTTATTTCCAGTAAAAACATTCTAAAATCTTGTACTAATATCACAAAttgaaaatacaaattatttctAATTCGATATAACCTTATTGGGGGTGACTGGTGACCAAGAGAATGAGGAGAAGAACACAACATTCCTTATAAAAATTACCATTTATGAGGTATAGCTGTGCATCTTCGCTCcttttcattctctttttttttttgtagagaatgataatacaaaattgtttcttgttaattttgataaaaaaccATCATTTCTCATCATTCTCAAAATTTTATTCctattcattattttcttattcatTCTTAATGTTCTTGCGATGGTTACCAGTCATACTCATTATTTTAATTTCCATTGAAAAAATagtgatttagttttttttcttacttcgtgtctttaatattttttgttaaagttcATACACTATATTACAAATAATGTTGTATTTAATAActatattacaatatattacttctatgttataaaaatataaatagaaattgAATCAGAAATGAgtaaaacttacaatttttttttaatccaaaatattttttcttacataTTTAGGTTAGtaggaaaatatatttgtaatctCCACATCACATATTTCTTtgttatatgtattatttatatcatatttattttttttatttttatgttatttaatattttataatatattttattattattataatctaTTTTTACAACTGTACTAAGTAAAGCTTATTTAAATACTCATtgctttaaataaaaaacttctaaaattttTGCATGTGCTAAATACACTGAAAAatctatgaaaatattattattactatattttttccagcaattattattactatattatttgtttagttaTAAGCAAAAACAAATCTTAGAATCTAGCTATAGCTAAAATATTAATCTGGATTAAAACTCAATGTAAAGTGATAATCAAAATATTCTCAATATATATTcacaatttatttaaattttattattatatattagttgatttaaaattactattttttttaaatacaatcagGTTATTACGCTGTTAtcaaacatgaatttttgtataCTAATTAGAGGAGTTTTTTGTATACTAATTAGAGgagttttcaatatatttttagtccAAAACTATGATCCAAAAAcattaatttcttattattttttcatttccagtaaaaacatttaaaatagtgattttgttttttttcttacttcatgtccttaatatttgttttgttaaacttcaaacactatttttaaaaaactttctttactttttatgaacagaaattttaaaatgtctGTTAGCCGTTATTGTCTAATGTGGTACACTATATCCcattgtaaaatatattattagttaGGTGTATTACAAATATAGTTCGTGGAAATAAATCTATAAGAGTAAGCAAAGACTTATATAAAATTAGGTATGAATTTAAGATAaaagtaaacataaaaaatagaattattgttttcataatataaatgaTGAATATAAGATAAAACGAAACATAGGTgacataataataaaatataaaaggaacAAATTCTAAGGAAACAAATCAGttatttatgatatatatagtcatAACTGATAGGGTTTAGGCCACATGAATTGAGTCAATCAAATATATTCCATGGTGAAATTAAGAGGAAAAATCCCTACAATAtcgtatataattttaaattggtcataaaaattatctataaattaatactaacTTTTCTATATTAACCGAAACCAGATTGCACTAATTGTGTATATCAGTTTCCTAAATTTTATCTACTGCATAAATTACGGTCAAACgtaaaattagcaaaaaaatcaaataaattaaagaaaaaaatattatcggATTTGATATTAAAAGACCCCATAAAGTCATATGATTTGATTGTATTTCTGTATATCGTTTCTCCATCCAAAACAACATATGATTTGTTGTATTTCTATATATTAAGAGGAGGATCAAATCATATGTTTCACCATTTACGTGTATGAGTGTATCCGAAGATACCTTTGACTAAACTTTAAGTTACGTAATCAAGCACCTCTTAATATGTCGAAATATTTTAGAACGAAAGGttgaaataataattattttctacATTGTAAGAATACAACAAATCCATTAGAGCTCAAGTGAGGGAAAGCTCTCAGATGCCATAACCGAGTCTTCCTACGTGGAGTGTTAGTTAAAGAAGGGTTGAGCTTctatcctcttttttttttccttcccgTGAAGGTTTCTTGCTTGGCATCTACTGATGGTTTTTGCTTTCTCATTGTTGTTTTTCTCAAACTGGTACCTGGTTGTTATTTCCCCAGCAAGCTTTTGTCTTGCACGTTTGAATAAAAGTATTcattgataaaaaaagaagaatacaaCAAATCATATGTTCCACCATGTACGTGTATCATTAAGTTTGTAACAGGGATTATACTATTTAGACGgcagaaaaaaaactatttagaCAACCTTGATATCAAAATACCTATTTGACCTGCAAGAAATAGGTGAGAGTTTTGTTCTTGAGGAAGATAgagacattatatatatatgtagacaaAGCAAGGATTATTGTTATTTAAGTGtatatatttcaagtatttATAGTTATATAAGTAAACGTGTCCTTCAACTTCAcatattttgaaactatttattcAAAACAGTTTCAGAATGAGATATAATGATGAGGCATATAATATATGAACATTATAGTGGCATGAAAGGTAAATATTCTAGGCAAGGATGGACTTTTAAAATAATgctctaacttttaaataaTGCTCTGAACTGGAGTGTGAGGATGACACCTAAGCAATGGCATAGTTATAAATCACACATGAAgttaatgtttgttttaaaatgatCTCCTCAAATAATAGAAAGGGGATTCTGTCCAATTGaagtataaatatttctaacctaattcaaccaaatcatGTTTATTGTATTCATTGcattattttggttttcatcttagatgtgtatatatatatttatgaattggctagttgtaaatAGCCATAGGACTATGTCAATTTTATAGGACTTAGTAATTTGGTATatgttaattttcaaaaataaaattataaaaataaagtgatgaCAACTacaaaattgtataaaaacatAATCGATACATtctaaaaatgaatattaattctTTACTTCaatatcaagattatttttcaaaactttcctttttatgaagtcacattttatataaaaaatattttcgttttaaagttttctaaatattttatttatcatatatgttacttgaaaaatataaagagaacataaaaatgattaaattaatttttcttcaTTAAAGCTATCttagtttatgtttttaaattatttgatttaaataaaatgcttaatattttatattatgttgtttgagattatttttaaaagggaagattatttctttactttaaaatcaatattattttgtgaactttccttattatgaaTTACactatatataaaagatataatcattttttaaatttataaattttcttgaTTATATAGGTTattcgaaaagaaaaagaaaaaagaaaccaaaataaaagggaaaaatataataaaacaaatatctaataataataattatatttacagtatatatatttgattcattaagggtatcatcGTAATCAACCACCATGAGAGGTAACATGAACACGACACATAGGAAActaacttctcaaataatattatagagatttaaAAATAAGCGTTTCTACTGTTTTTATTTAAGTTAATAATCctgattgtttttatttaagttaATGCTGATTGTTTACTATATCTGCATAATTTTTAACCACGTGTCTTTTAGTTTATCACTAGTGTTTGTAACACAACATATGATGCCCATTCACCCAGATCGGTTATGGAATATTTTGACTTTGTGTTTACATTGCAAATGCATGTCGAgataagaaaaacataaataatggaTAACAGTTAATGCTTTATTGAATTAGAGCATATAAAATCTTTCTCCTAGCTTCCAAGTTTTACTTTGTTAGTATTTGAAATGACATATATAGATGTCCGACAAAGAAATATAAGACCGCATATAATATGAACATATAATCTTTCATGTGACAATGATTTAACCAAAGAATCACTTTAGCTTAATCTTAAGACAAAATTTCCTTCATGTCTTCTTTCTTAGTCCCTATACCTCTTTCTCGTCTGTAGACTATCATTTTCAAGTCTGCATGTCAGACCAAAATTAgctgagaaaatatattttctatccaAATGAGAAAAGGATAAGTtgtttaaaagaaacaaaaagagagtTTCATCAGTTCAAGAATGATTTATTTGTTCATGGCTTGGCTCATGTCCTCAGCCGTACTATGGTATATATCATGGAAACCTTGCTCATAGACACATGCATCTTCATAGATCTTTTCATCCTTATCTTAAGCATTCAAAACCTCTGGAGCTATAAGAGGAACATACTTCTTTAGTTCAGCTTGTATAAGTCTTTTCCCAGCTTAGAAGATGAATACACTGATCTCTTCGAAACCACTACATATGAAAACTGAAAAGAGGACTAAATGAGAAGTGATAGCCTTGGCTTTGCTAGTGTAATTTAAGATTAGCTTTGGCTTAGAGTTAAGCAACTTCTTGATCTTTACACAAACTTAAAGTTCCCAAAGCGCAGCTGCAATCCACATTGCTAAGACTGTCATTACATGAAAATATTAGTCCAAGACAAAAGAAAACTTTGCAGTTTCAGGGTTTGAAATAAGCTGATGCCAAAAACTGGTTCCTGGTCACGGTTGGTTGATTTTGATCATGTTGGTTTCTAACAAAGCTTGAAGAgctaataaaatttttaaaaggatAATAGCAATGATACCGGAGAAAGGCGGCACACCGAAATCAGGCCCTGAGCCAGGTAGCCAAAACTCTGTTCTTCTTACATGTGAATCAAATACAAAGACACAAAATCagtaaaaataaacaataaaatagaaagcATTGCAGGTTAAGGGGAAATAATAATCCGAGTGGTGGTACCGCAACATGACAATGTTGGGAGAATATGGGAtaatcaataatatttataacGATTAGCAAGAAACTCAGAAATACTAAGAAAATAGCTTACATAAAGAGAATCGGAGTACTGGAAGGAATTTTTTGATGAGCAAGAGTAAAGACAGAGTCAGTGTTGAAGTGTTCTTGTAGCTCAACATCTGTTCTTGCAATCTATGTCAAAATGTATCTCATGTCTTTAAGAAAAAGGTTACTAAAAAGTTGGACACGCACCTTCCTTGCTACTTTGGGTTCTTCATTTTTCTATCATCTAGGATTGAGAAGTACACAGTTTGACTCATAAGGTCAAAGATGTAGcctatgaaatttttttttctctatatgaATGAATAAATGGGCTTCCTTGGTGGAAGTTACCTTTGCAATACAACCATCTCCGGCTGCAGAAAGAGAGACTCTTTTCATCTATCTTGCTCAGATTCTCATGCACCCAGTGTAGAACCGTCGATGCAGAACCCATCCGGTCAACcgatcatttgttttttttttcacgagGTAAACAAACTCTTTCCCTGcagagaaaaatatatatcttatttcattaaatttGCATCCAGCCTGAGCTCAAACTTCCACTGCAAGTGACTTCTTTTAAAGCACATATTGCTATACACAATTAGGGCATGAAACAAAATATCCAGTTAGGTTAAACAATGAGGATCGAAAAGATAGAGATCATTGATCGTTACCCGAACACTCCTACATCGGACAATTTTACCAAAGGGAACCTAAAACAGTAGCATATGTTGTCAATAAACATATACAGCCATGCTATTCTTCAATAGAGGAACAAAAAACTATCTAACGAATCCATATATTTTCAGGAAAGCTAACCCTAAATTTCAATTCACAGCTTATATCAGCAATCCAGGAATCAAgcaaaaattaaccaaaatgaGATTTTCTGACtcttaaacttaaaaataaacaaaagatgaagaaaaaacaaaaggaaGACCGACTCCGACCATAACAGCCGAGACAAAAGATCCAACATCAGTGAGAAAAAGCACAAAGATCCGATTGTGACAGTTTCTGAAACTCGGTTGATGAAGGCGAGAACACATGGGTTACGATGTGGTTGAGATTCTACGAAAGAAGGAGCGGCGGAGGGAACGGTTTGGGAAGTGGAGATTGGGAGGATATGAGAGTCCGTGGAATCCATTGTTGCAGAGTTTGCAGGTCTGAGAGAGAAAATATAGAAGATGAAGACATTTACATTAATTAAAGGAAATACAAAACGACGCAATAGAAATTTAACTCAGAGATTTTCCATGACGATTCGTTTCACTCCACATCGTGAAAGTCAATTGACCATCGATCGTTTGTTTGTGAAGAACAAATCGATCATCGGTGCAGAGCATGGAACCCAAACTACAAAACCAAAGACCACAAAAGCCCAAACCGCGATTCTATTGTCTGACGTGGAGGAAATGCTGCAACGTGATTGGCTGAATTTTCAGTCTGACGTGAATTCATACATAAATTGGATACAAGTTACAGTGAAGCCGGACCAAACTCCAAACAAAGCAACAGATCGATCGAGACccaaagaaacaaattaaacacATAATATGAACCGTCACATTTTATTGCTTAGAAGTCAGAAGCAAGAGGAACATGTTCGGAAGTCATGAAGACATTTCCGTAGGTAATTCCAGCGAGTCCACCACCGATGAGTGGTCCGACC
It encodes the following:
- the LOC106452221 gene encoding photosynthetic NDH subunit of subcomplex B 3, chloroplastic gives rise to the protein MGSVQLSGSGLVASLSPTHIFSHKTKLSNPKSSLRSKDNATRTKTIRAVSTAPASQPPVAAEPDDEPPAVDFAFVHSVLLPDGTPDVHWRRACGGQKLRDIMLDTNIELYGPYSKPLSNCAGVGTCATCMVEIVNGKELLNPRTDIEKEKLKRKPKNWRLACQTNVGNPDSTGLVVIQQLPEWKAHEWNIPRNLPIDDPEPST